The sequence below is a genomic window from Mytilus edulis chromosome 2, xbMytEdul2.2, whole genome shotgun sequence.
CAACCATGCATTGGCCATAGAACGTCAAATGGAGTAATTATAGAACATTATATTGCGATTTTATTTTTACTCaaatactttgaaaaaaatacccAACATAACATTACCATTTCCTTTGAAAAGTTCTGGAATTACTCAAgcatttgatttttgtttaggAATAATTATTAGAATGTTTTTATTATCCTTGAAAGATGACCAGACGTTAAAAGACTAATTGGTAtatatagttgtttcattggcaatcataacacatctcttTACTTTTATATAGTGTACAAAAGAATTTATAAAAGCAAAGTCTGGACCATATCAAATCCATTAGAAGcatgatataaaatattaacCATGATAGTTTTCGTACCTTAAGATTAAACTAGCCTCTTTTGAAATTATCACTGCTATAGTTGAATTATGTACGTTCACGATGATGGGAGGAGCCTGTGATAAGGGAGGTTACAATTTACTCTTTAAATACGTGATGCGTTTGTAATAGACAATATCGTAATTGATTATTAACAGTTTTTAcggaacataattttattaatctatGAGATAAGGAAGCTTGCTGATCAGACTAAAGAATATGTTTTGCAATCATTCCATCCCTCAAACTACTAGAATGCACAAAACATATGGtcaggaaaaacaaatatttgtagttTATGCgtttaaattgtaatttttcaCAATTACTACGGCTCAACATACTAGATGCACTAGATTCCATTCTTCTCTTCGTGCCTATAGACTGACAATTGTACTTCCACAACTAGCATGTCATTTTGGGTATTCAGATGCACTATCTGGCTTTTGTTTAGAGTTTTATGAGTAAACACGCGCAAACTGTTAAACAAACGCAGATACATCTGTATCAACGACGTTGAATTTCAAAGGTCGGTATGCGGATACCGGAGGTTTTGTCAGTAAGTCTAATCTGGAACTAATAGATTACTCCCAGGTCTATACTTACGTAGATAAATTAGGGATACATCTCTTAGTGATTAAAACTCGATATTATGAAAAGCacatattacatgtatcatgtttGACAAAATTAAACGCTTTTCCGAAATCATTATTTTTAACAGTTCtgataaaaataatatgttcTTTTTGCCGCGTTCAACAGGAatttatatgatcttatatgGTGATCGAATTATTCATCAACACCGTTCAGAAACAAACATTATAAACCCGAGAGGCGGGATTCGACGTACTGAGTTCTTTGAACTGTATCTCCACAAATAATCTAGAATTAGACTtaacttgcaaaaaaaaaaaaacagtttgccCCCTCTCatcctcaaataaaaaaaaaaactaaattaataaaataaatactaaGTGAAATCAATATTCATTGTGCAGAAAGAAAATCTATTTGTAAAGCTGTTACTGATTGGTGAAAAGTACTAGATATAAATCATACACATTGCCCAAATCTTTATCCTATTCATCGAATTCGAGTTCACGAGGAATTTTCTCCATGAAGTTGCCAAATTAGAAATTATAAGTATTTAAGTTGGGTATTCACTTTTTTTGGAGGGAAAAATCACTCCTAAATTCTAATTCAAATACAACGAAGAAAGTAAACAACCTTTTTAAACAGGAAAATATAACCGGATGTCGTCTGCTTCGTGCTTTtctgcaataacttgtttccgtTTAAACTCATACTATTTTAAAACGTAAAGCGGTCGGAAATATGAAATTGACAAGTATAAATAACACCAATGCTAGGATACACTATACCTTTCACGGCCTTTCTCTGCATATTGTGTAGACGTTACTAAATCTTATATTTGAATTGCATGTATAATTTTGTAACACTTTTATTgctttgacaaatttatttttgctCTCATTAAATAATTGACGTGTTAAATTGCATCTTTTTTAACAGTGCGTTTAACACACTTTGCGGAAAATCtgcattttgaatttatttcttACACTTTTAAAAGGTATCTGAATAACGCCAATGATATCATGAAGTCGTGTGATTATTGGCTGCATGTATGATTTTGTGAGGTTTATTTTTAACTTGTCAAATTAGATGAAAATTTCTCAAATATGTGGCAGTAAGATTTTCAAAGCAAATTATCAATatgtcaaaaaaaattaaaacgaaaAGACGACAAGAAAAAACATAATACGGTTAACTGAGGTATATAACAATTATCAATATGTGGACCTCAATTTCAATAAGTTAGACCAATTATTATAATTCCAtagttaaattgttttgttagttttgtttttgaaatcatttacttttcaatttgttttcctatttttatatatacaatagaTATCGTCTGCCTTGCTCGTTAGGTCCGTTTTATGAAGTTTTATAACGTTTCGTTGACCCTCAAGAAACACCAATTACTAGTGTTGTGTTATTTCGTAAGAAGAATCAATTCagactttttaaacaaaaagttcaaTTGATATACTAGTGTTCTTAATGGTATATTAAAGAGTGTCAGCCCTAATATGTCAAAATTATTTGCgaatttgaaatgtttaataaATTGTGCATTTAATCAAATTATTCTCCTCTtagaaaatataaacatttgaaagcaAAACTTTATAATGGAGAAATAGTTGTGTAGTCGAAATAATTGAATGTTTTAATATGAAACAGCAAATAGAATAAAGTATTTAACGGCTGAACGAGCCAAGTTTCCATTTACAGACCGATAGCCATTGTTTCGTTACTAATTTTAATGATTTATTAAAGAGATCTATAGGTCAAAGTTGACTTTACAAGATCTACTATGCTCTCGGAGAGTgtgaaaattttaatgttttaattgtttaaccTCCCAAATTTTTTAACACGTAACTAATGGAGGTTATTTCTGAGACACATGCTGAAATCGGCTCCATATGTTATGTGCAACAAATCGGTAACGTTTACATTTGTATTACTATTTTTAGTTTTTAGGCCTCATCTATCGGCatgatgttttctggtatgtacttccgttcgttcgttcgtatATATCTGTACGTCCGTAAGTCcattcgtttgttcgttcgttcgtccgtctgtccagcttcaggttaaatttttggtaaaggtaggttttgatgaagttgaagtcctatcaacttgaaacttagtacacatgttccctatgatacgatctttctaattgtaatgccaaattactgttttgcccccaatttcacggtccactgaacataagcAATGATATTACGATTTGGGCATCCTTGTGAGTAGTTATGGACATATTCTTTGTTATAGctattttttggttatttttattctttcttgttttatgttttagatatTATACAGACAACACAGTAGTATGAATAATGGCTGATTTACCTAGATGGGAATACGTCCTCATTATTATATGTGCTGAAGTTATATTGGCGGTTATCATTACTCTTGTTATCTGTTGGAAATGTAGATGGTCAAAGAAGGATGAGTAAGtttctaaaaatattattttttgtagattggaaaatcaatttaaattaaatCATTCGACTGTCACACTATATATTGCTTAAGCGGGAAGAGCTACAAAGACATATACTTAGTACAAATTGAAAACTGCTTATCCATGATAAAAGCCGTGAACATGTATTTTGCAAACTGTTTGTAGGTTTGTTGCGAATAAAGGTATACCGATGACTTTGTTAGTTTAAAGTGTTCGTCttttagattaaaaaaacacaaaacaaacaacatcatcattattacaaaaaaaatcaacaaaaagcagAACTTAGTCTTCTGTTAACACAATACATGATTGTTCGTACATGCTGTTTGCACTGTATTGGAAGCGACATTATGTCATACGTTGTATGTTACTTATACCTACATGTATTAAGAGCGCTCAGGTTTTTGTTCCCAGCTGAGATTTATTGATTACCGACAGATAACTACAGTTTAACAcattttcattcattcatttcaaTGTGTCATATAGGGACAAAACTTGATTTTAATATCTAACGTACATTTTCCACTCTGAtatgcatttcttttttaaacaattctaaaagcaaaatataattcttattttaagATTATTTTACAACAAGCGTTTACATGATAATGTCTTGTAAGTGAATTTATGACTAAGGTGTTCCTCAGTCACTCCTCAGTCACTGAGGAACACATGTACATTGTGATAACTTCACCATTtaacaaattttctttaaattaattGTCAACTTGTAATCTTTGAGAGTCATTATCAAAGTGTTTAATGCTTGTACAAGGCCCGGAATTACCGCTATAGTTATATTCCTTTTGAAATGTTTTGTGTActaatttgaaaagaaatatttgcTTTAGGTTAAAAGAAGAGAAAAGACCTTTGCCCATGCCGGAAGTGGACGATGTAATGGATGATATGTTTAAGAAGGACAACCAAATTGTAGTTGGTCATGCTCCACTACGTCACGAGTTTACGTATACGTCCAAAAAAGTGGCATTCCCTGACGAACAAGACGCTGCATTTTCAACTGCCCCAGCTGCCTACACAAATTTTGCTTTTGCCAATCTCGACCACAAAACAACAAAGTTAAACGAATCAGTAACTCCAAATAAAACAGAAAGCGACGACATACAATCAAAAGACAATCACACAGAAATAGCCGTAGGAACTGCAATTGTGTATAATGACAAAACGTCTAGACAAAGTAAACAACAATCTTTGTCTGTAGCAACTCAGCATACACCAGAGAATGTTTCGAAACAATCAACAATGATTCAAAATTCTAAACGTCCAAACTCTATCACGATGGGAAATGCAATTTATGTTGTTAATAACCAGTTGCTTACCACCAATCATCAGCCTTCACCTAGTGCAAGTGAAAGCTCACGTCTCACTCCTGTCGAGTTTGAAATGAATGTAATGGATTCCCCTGGATTGGGCAATTCACCAATGATCCCTCGTCACAGCGTTCAGCCATTGTCTCCGTTGATTGTTCAAAGTGTTGACGCAGAACCGATTGAAATGGGACATGTGATGTCAACACAACCACACACACTACAACCCTCCGGATGGAGACAGTTCAACCGAGAGTTAGACCTCCTGAGATCTCCACCACCCAGTTACCAGTCAGCAACAGGACGAAGAACCAACCCATTTATGGGGCAACCAGTCATGTTGGTTGAAGCAGATTATTAAAAAGTAAtgatttttaaaaggtttatatattgCTCTTACAAAACATGACATGACGTCCGATGAGAAAGATTGGGTGTGATAAGGAAACGACCATTGAATTACATAAGGCCTCCCCATTACCTTATAATCAAATGTTCGTCCTTATGATATCAATATTACTGTGCATGGCTCTTATTGTTAAAATAACCTTCATCGGGTACCATCGGCaatcaaatatgtttaaataaatgtgcataaaaacaaaaagggtcattttgtcttttgtctGCCGTATTCAAGATGGTGTATATCGCTACTAAAATTGCATTTTCTTTTGACAACtgaatacatatgtatatatatcaatGCAATTTTTATACAGAGAGTAATTAAGAATGTTTTAGTGACCGCTTCTTGAGTTTCTTTCATGagggaaaaaaaactttttcaatggTGCTGCTCAGTTATCAAACACAGCATCAAACATTCGTTAGCAGAGGGGTTGTTTGAATACAAATTACAATGTTTGAAGAATGAAAGATtgctacttttttttaaacaaccagaaaacttgatttttttttttttttttttagatgttcaCTATTTTAACAAAGCATGATCTTAAAAAAATGTTCAGACTGTCCTACTCTTGTAAAAAAAGAGAGACATAATAGCACATTTACaagattgtattgtattttttacAGTGACCAACTTTAATGACAGGACAGACAGTCAGAAGCAAATGTGAACATGCATAATTCTGTTGCAGGACTCGTCAATTaatggaacatttttttttatttgtgtaaataATTTTGTATACTATTTATTAAGACAAAGAAATGATATACTTGGAGTTCATTATAATGTATCATACAACGAATTTGAGTTTGAGAACTTACATTTACTGTTTTTGTACTTCCTACTAGGAAATCAAAACTGTACTGTACACATATGTGATTGTGTCATAATGAGACAACAGTTTTATGTCTTTTACCTAGTTAATgaattcaaaatacaaattatatgaCAATAACTGATTTTACCGATATCTCCAGaaacaatttaagattttgaaaataacttgaacataatttttttttgcactttttttaataaacttttttttattttattgctatatAGCTTTTTATTAGTTGAACCATTGATCCTTGTGAAACCATATATCTTGAATATCGACCCACCCAGAAATAGAGGTTAAAAAGCAACATCGTGTGTATTTTCAAActctttaaaaaagaagatgtggtatgattgccaatgagacaactagtctatccacaaaagaccaaaatgacacacattaacaactatagatcaccgtacggccttcaacaatgagcaaagcccataccgcatagtcagctattattGATAATCTTGTGGTGTTTTATTTCCTTCAATTTTTACAAAAGTATGCAACTTCAGCAAACAAAAATGTCGCACTATTTATTTTTGCATATGAGTTACATGGGAAGAGTCCAAATATGCACGAACCAATGCGAACAACCAGTAGCGTCCCAGAACAAAGGAAAACATGAGTGTGGGAATAATACTATGTTTTATCCATTGGAATAAATCTTTCTCAACGTTTCCAgaagaataaataaaagaactactttaaaaaaaaaaccgtatATTAAGAAAAACTCCAAATACAACCTAATTACTTCTGAACCATCTGTTTTTCATcgatatagaaaaaataaagagatgATGTTTGACTACCAAAGAGTCAACTACATGTTCCATAAAAGACCAAAGAACACGAATGCAAACCACTACAGAcaaccgtacaaccttcaacaatgagcaaattagTTTTTAAAGACACTGTGAAACAGAATGAAAAAATATCATAGCAAAATATTTTcctccaaataaaaaaataacaacaactactgtgacattttttttccaccggatcaaatttcaccctgATACAATTTTGCTTTACATATGCACTTAGATCGTGGTTTTCACCTTATCAATGGATGTGACACCATCGAAGGCAATGACTGCCAGCAATCAACAACAAAATGTTTGCCATTAAGGTCAACTAGTTCTTTTGGGCTCATTTTGAGTTCTGTTTTGTACCTTCTGATTTTGTTTCTGTCGCATACAATACAGTGTGTTAAAGCAATTAAGTGGTTTAAACTTTAGTGCTTCGTATGTTTTTTCTGTAGTCGATTCTTTGGCATTTCAGGATACGGCAAACAGGATTGGCATTATTCTGTCTGCCATGACATTCATCGATTTGATTAGCAGTTGACGTTGTAGCTGTAATCATGTCTCGCAAATGAAGTTGCAGAGTCAAAAAATGTTGACGTTGCGTTGTCATTACATATTGATCTGGCCATGGATGGTCATCAATACATCCAATCTACCTGAACTGTTGTTGTAAGGACAGTAAAACGAGTTTCTGACGTGAAATTGTCTGAAAACAGCACGTTCACGTTTTCTTGTCTCCAATATTCTTATGGTCTGATTCAGATTTTCATTGCTTAGTCTCAGCAATATAGAGATGCAGTATTTTTATGAGCGTGGGTATGGATCAGAAGAATTGATTCTAGAAAAAATAATCGCCAAAATATGTGTTGAGTTTCAAAAATCCGTCAGTATATTTTGTTACTTTCTTGTATGCTCTTTTTTGACCGGGCCCTATCAGGTGGTGTTACATCATACAAAGTTTATCCGAATCATTTTGCAAGCAATTATAGACCTAGGGCCGTCTTAAACATGCAGTGAGGGGATAATTTGTATGCCCCGTGTTGACGGCCTCACGACGAAGTGGCCCTAGTAAATGATAGAAAACATTtctctacctcaggaatagattaccttagctgtatttggtaaaaaaaaaataggaattttggtcctcaatgctcttcaacttcatactttatttggccttttaaactttttttggattcgagcgtcactgatgagtctttagtagacgaaacgcgcgtctggcgtaaatacaaaatttaatcaccaatttaatcctggtatctatgatgagtttattttctcaGATACCTTTCTTAATTGTATTATCAAGACTGTTGCTAAAACGCGTCCTATTGTCAAAATATGTCAGCTCTCGAGTGGCTTCGCCCCCAAAATTACAACTCGGAAACAAAAttcattacatatatatttgttactGGAATAGGCTATTATCGTTTGAAGACGACGATGGATTATGATCGTTGCACAAACAATTGGTGTAGTGACACTAAAGATATTTTCACTGAACTTAATATGTTACATTATTACGAAAGTAGAACAATGGTGGATTTAAAATCTGTTGAACAAATTGTACGAACTTATTACAGTGATATATGGAGAGAGTCCTTGATAAATAAACCAAAGCTACGATCttacttaaattttaaaagaaacttcGAACTAGAGCACTATGTAAAACTAAATCTTACGAAACACGAGCGATCTGTGCTAACCCAGTTTAGATGCGGGATATTACCGACCAGAATTGAGACTGGTAGATATATTGGGGAACCAGTAGAAAACAGACTATGTCGATTTTGTAATTCTCAAAATGTTGAAAGTGagctacattttcttataaactgcacattttataatgatatcagACAAACTGTTTTTAGCGAGATATTAATGGTGCCTGACTATACGCAACTAGATGAGCagggaaaattaacatttttaatggTGAACCATTCAAGGAAAATAGCTAAATACTTAGCAGCGTCACTTTTCCGTATATCTATTTTTAACAAACAGTTTACTCTAGTTAACATTCTTAAACTTTTTCACAAACTTAAGATGAATAATATATGAACTTTTACAATCGTTAATtcttaatctataattatcagtatttaaatttaaattggcaATTGACACGTGATATTAGAACATTTATATTGAACTAAAAGTAAAAGGTGACTTATTGGTCAATTGGGCCGGGtgtattatatatgtaattatattttgtacaaatttatatatttatgctgatttacacatgtcactataataaacaatttacttacttacttacttatattTACAGAccttcgaaataaaaaaataaataattatgttatAAACCTTTTGAATATAAtgcaaatttcaaatacaaaacttTCAAATTTGCAAAACTTGtctaatgacaaaaaaaaagcaaGTAGTCATTCCTCATGAAAAGAATTATACAATTATACGTAATAACTTCTGAAAGtgacaataaaaaacaaaagaaaaaatatcttGTATAGTCTGATAGTCGAGAAGTTAGTCAAGTTTTAATAGTTTACACTCATAAAAATGCACAACGAAAACGCTGTTTGTACAAAACGATggtttaaattaataaataaaataatcattagTTATTTGAAATTATCCTAACTGTACCTAATATATAACTCAACTATAAAATCTCCCAATAATACAAGTAgccataaaaatgaaaattctcATACTTCGATATAATTTATTACTGCAATTCAGTTGTAAAAATTGTATGacaaaaatgacgcatatttCCGTATTCCTGATGAAATCAtggtatattttgaaataattttcattAGTACAAACTGGAATTAACATAGTTTATCTGTGCATTGATAACAATGTTTCCCCTTAGGTAAGTACATGTTATAGGAATATTTTGGAATTTCATTAAATTCTCTTTATTTATTGATAAGATGTTTATTGTGATTAAACATACTCGTGTTTATGACTAAAATGGACACTACCGCCAACACTTTGCATTTGTgatatcataaaaaataatggAATGATCAAATGATTATCACAGTCAACAAGTCCAGCTTTATAATTCTTAATCATTTAATTTCTAAGTTTAgtaatgtctttatttttttatcttaaaaagttgaATTACAATATTTTACTATTTATGTCCAATAACATCAAAAAAGGGGGTTAGCATGTGATGGTGATATCGATATGACGAATGTTACAAATTCAGAGTACTAAACAAGCAAAACCCATAGTAAGCAATGGAAATAACATGTCTATATATGCTAACTGGTTTTTTTCGTCAGTCTCAAAGTTAATTATCGAAAAAACTACAAACATTCACCAGGATGATTTTCTTAATtggaaaatgtaaatattgtaaacaaaaatgcTTTATTCAGTTGTGTACACCACTGTATCCCGACCACGTGCGTATCTCAATATGTAGCAAACGCTGGTAAACACTCCCGAAAACATAATACTAGTAATGTCTTACATTcactttatgttttgaataaaattgataaaagtttaatgaaattttgtGTCTTAATTCCAGGTTTTTACAGGTCTTTATACTTCATGGTTTTATATCATTCACAAAAGAGCAAACCTATAGTAAGTAAAGAGATAATACATGTTTCAATCATGTTCACATTTAATTCGGTTGTACAAAAATACTATGATATTGCATGAAAATGAAATAGAACATTGCTGATCTGCGAATAAGATCAGACTTACTAAGGCGTTGGtcgttataaaaacaaattcagaAATGATTGTAGTAACTATGACTGTGTTCCAGACCTTACCCTTCAGTCGACACATGCAATCTCTTGATGTTGCTTCTACTTATTACACACGAAATTTAGAAATAACAGCAAAGATTTAGAAGAATTCACTTTGAGTTCCGGCTAAGTGATTCGGTCAAGCACAAAGAAGGGTTCATATTCATATCAAATCAACATGACCTCGTCCTGAAATGCAAGTAATATTTACACTTGATAATTAAACACTGATCAGAACAATTCACGTTATTATTACTGATAACCACTTGAGTCCAAAGAAGAGCGACTATTCGGAAATTTCCTAATAAGAAAAACGTTGGCACCAATGGGATAACGGTTGAGAAGTAATCAGCGTATATTTCAATGTA
It includes:
- the LOC139512063 gene encoding uncharacterized protein is translated as MADLPRWEYVLIIICAEVILAVIITLVICWKCRWSKKDELKEEKRPLPMPEVDDVMDDMFKKDNQIVVGHAPLRHEFTYTSKKVAFPDEQDAAFSTAPAAYTNFAFANLDHKTTKLNESVTPNKTESDDIQSKDNHTEIAVGTAIVYNDKTSRQSKQQSLSVATQHTPENVSKQSTMIQNSKRPNSITMGNAIYVVNNQLLTTNHQPSPSASESSRLTPVEFEMNVMDSPGLGNSPMIPRHSVQPLSPLIVQSVDAEPIEMGHVMSTQPHTLQPSGWRQFNRELDLLRSPPPSYQSATGRRTNPFMGQPVMLVEADY